The region GGGTTCTCGATCAATAGGCTGGTCGAAGTTAACCAGGAAATGATAAAAGAAAGACTAACTGAACTCGCCAACATGACGAGACTGTGATAATGCGAAAAAATGCATTCAAAATCATTATCCTCGCTTCCGTTGTAATAGCGGGTTGCGCCAAAAAAGTTGAGCCACCGGATTTTTCCGGTGAGCAAGCCTACAAGCTTCTTGTCGCACAATGTGATTTCGGTCCAAGACCACCTGGGTCGGCTGTGCACGATTCTTTCATGGTATGGCTTAAAAACTTTCTTGACACTCTTGCTGATTCAACGGAAATACAGTATTTCTCGGCTGTGGGCTACGATGGAGAGATTCTTCGCATGGGCAACATTATCGCCCGATTCAATCCGGGAGCCAAGGAAAAGATCATGTTTTGCGCGCATTGGGATACTCGTCCCTGGGCAGACCGCGACCCCGACACCACAAACCGTAAAAAGCCGATACTCGGTGCCAACGATGGAGCCTCGGGAGTTGCTGTCCTACTTCATCTTGCACAGCTGATGCATTCCAAAAAGCCGCCCATAGGCGTTGACATCGTGCTTTTCGACGGCGAGGACTACGGTCACGAAGGCGACCTTGACATGTACCTTCTGGGAAGCAAATATTATGCACAAAACCTTTTAGGTAATAAACCGAAATTCGC is a window of bacterium DNA encoding:
- a CDS encoding M28 family peptidase; the encoded protein is MRKNAFKIIILASVVIAGCAKKVEPPDFSGEQAYKLLVAQCDFGPRPPGSAVHDSFMVWLKNFLDTLADSTEIQYFSAVGYDGEILRMGNIIARFNPGAKEKIMFCAHWDTRPWADRDPDTTNRKKPILGANDGASGVAVLLHLAQLMHSKKPPIGVDIVLFDGEDYGHEGDLDMYLLGSKYYAQNLLGNKPKFAILLDMIGDSDLNIPKEQFSAIRFAPELVETLWNRAKKLSLKAFADTLGPAVIDDHHPLASAGIKAVDIIDFDYKYWHTLMDTPDKCSPKSLEQVGKLLVDIVYNPPEIK